A section of the Ciona intestinalis unplaced genomic scaffold, KH HT000248.1, whole genome shotgun sequence genome encodes:
- the LOC100185458 gene encoding uncharacterized protein LOC100185458 has protein sequence MADSSAKSYVTYCAVLAFLSSVLTFEAFRQNSWGKWKKNSAVSNCLPLPPPIGCSELYGTRNVLDAQDTDFAWLALIACILSLCTMVTSVLMLGNPRLAIVTSQYTLQPKTLLWAYLTAASISFLTCVIATFRIGVVASQRRKQGVFAVAGVSAVNSTSYYFSAIATLSSALAAYVITLTSQGESPSCGKLSKTVKQHIARNLMYPDDQRSTKMVTFSSMEQSMEEVAAEICVKAVVKYGLEEDIAEHIKTTFEARFGQTWHCAVGSNFGSAIHHITNEYIEVSMPQVSVLLFRCSIPNSGDHDVTTHATSTDLT, from the exons ATGGCCGATAGTAGCGCCAAAAGTTATGTCACCTATTGCGCTGTTTTAGCGTTTTTATCGTCGGTTTTAACTTTTGAGGCGTTTAGACAGAACAGCTGGGGAAAATGGAAAAAGAACTCTG CGGTTTCGAATTGCCTCCCCTTACCGCCACCTATCGGATGTTCAGAGTTATACGGGACCCGAAACGTCCTGGATGCCCAAGACACTGATTTTGCGTGGTTGGCTCTGATAGCGTGTATACTATCTTTATGTACAATGGTGACGTCAGTATTAATGCTTGGAAACCCCCGCCTAgcaatcgtgacgtcacaatacacatTGCAACCAAAGACGCTGTTATGGGCGTACCTTACTGCAG CAAGCATTAGCTTCCTAACCTGTGTGATCGCTACCTTTCGCATCGGGGTTGTGGCTTCGCAACGTAGGAAGCAAGGAGTGTTCGCTGTGGCTGGCGTGTCTGCCGTCAACTCTACGTCATATTATTTCAGCGCCATCGCCACTTTATCCTCGGCACTAGCTGCTTACGTCATCACGCTTACGTCACAGGGGGAATCCCCGAGTTGCGGGAAACTTTCGAAAACTGTAAAACAG CATATTGCTCGTAACCTGATGTACCCTGACGATCAACGCAGCACAAAGATGGTGACTTTCTCCAGTATGGAACAAAGCATGGAAGAAGTGGCCGCGGAGATTTGTGTGAAGGCTGTGGTTAAGTATGGGCTGGAGGAAGATATTGCTGAGCATATTAAAACG ACATTCGAGGCACGATTTGGCCAAACCTGGCACTGTGCGGTTGGTTCAAACTTTGGCAGTGCCATACATCACATAACGAACGAATACATCGAAGTCTCTATGCCACAAGTGTCTGTGCTGTTGTTTAGATGCAGCATACCCAACAGTGGcgatcatgacgtcacaacacaCGCTACCTCCACTGATTTAACGTAA